One genomic window of Acomys russatus chromosome 29, mAcoRus1.1, whole genome shotgun sequence includes the following:
- the Rere gene encoding arginine-glutamic acid dipeptide repeats protein isoform X3 — MFKPVKEEEDGLSGKHSMRTRRSRGSMSTLRSGRKKQPASPDGRVSPINEDIRSSGRNSPSAASTSSNDSKAETVKKSAKKVKEEAASPLKSTKRQREKVASDTEDTDRTTSKKTKTQEISRPNSPSEGEGESSDSRSVNDEGSSDPKDIDQDNRSTSPSIPSPQDNESDSDSSAQQQTVQAQPPALQAPSGAASTPSTAPPGTPQLPTPGPTPSATAVPPQGSPATSQPPNQTQAAVAPAAHTHIQQTPTLHPPRLPSPHPPLQPLTVPPSQNSAQPHTQPSLHGQGPPGPHGLQAGPLLQHPGPPQPFGLPPQASQGQGLGSSPAAAHSHATIQLPASQSALQPQQPPREQPLPPAPLAMPHIKPPPTTPIPQLPAPQAHKHPPHLSGPSPFSMNANLPPPPALKPLSSLSTHHPPSAHPPPLQLMPQSQPLPSSPAQPPGLTQSQSLPPAAASHPPTGLHQVPSQSPFPQHPFVPGGPPTITPPSCPSTSTPPAGPSSSSQPPCSAAVSSGGNVPGAPSCPLPAVQIKEEALDEAEEPESPPPPPRSPSPEPTVVDTPSHASQSARFYKHLDRGYNSCARTDLYFMPLAGSKLAKKREEAIEKAKREAEQKAREEREREKEKEKEREREREREREAERAAKASSSAHEGRLSDPQLSGPGHMRPSFEPPPTTIAAVPPYIGPDTPALRTLSEYARPHVMSPTNRNHPFYMPLNPTDPLLAYHMPGLYNVDPTIRERELREREIREREIRERELRERMKPGFEVKPPELDPLHPATNPMEHFARHSALTIPPAAGPHPFASFHPGLNPLERERLALAGPQLRPEMSYPDRLAAERIHAERMASLTSDPLARLQMFNVTPHHHQHSHIHSHLHLHQQDPLHQGSAGPVHPLVDPLTAGPHLARFPYPPGTLPNPLLGQPPHEHEMLRHPVFGTPYPRDLPGAIPPPMSAAHQLQAMHAQSAELQRLAMEQQWLHGHPHMHGGHLPSQEDYYSRLKKEGDKQL, encoded by the exons ATGTTCAAGCCtgtcaaggaggaggaggatgggctCAGTGGGAAGCATAGCATGAGGACGCGGCGGAGTCGGGGCTCG ATGTCTACACTACGCAGTGGTCGGAAGAAGCAGCCCGCCAGTCCTGATGGTCGTGTCTCGCCCATCAATGAAGACATCCGATCCAGTGGCCGGAACTCCCCCAGTGCTGCTAGCACTTCCAGCAATGACAGTAAAGCAGAGACAGTGAAGAAGTCAGCCAAG AAGGTGAAGGAAGAGGCTGCTTCCCCTCTGAAAAGCACCAAGCGCCAGCGGGAGAAGGTGGCCTCGGACACAGAGGATACTGATAGGACCACCTCCAAAAAGACAAAGACTCAG GAGATCAGCCGCCCCAACTCTCCTTCCGAAGGCGAGGGGGAGAGTTCGGACAGTCGCAGTGTCAATGATGAGGGCAGCAGTGACCCAAAAGACATTGACCAGGACAACCGCAGCACGTCTCCCAGTATCCCCAGCCCTCAGGACAATGAAAGTGACTCAGACTCGTCagcacagcagcagacagtgcAGGCCCAGCCCCCAGCCTTGCAAGCTCCCAGTGGAGCTGCCTCGACTCCCTCCACAGCTCCTCCAGGAACACCCCAGCTTCCCACCCCAGGGCCCACACCCTCTGCTACTGCAGTCCCTCCACAGGGCTCCCCTGCAACCTCACAGCCCCCTAACCAGACTCAGGCTGCTGTGGCACCTGCGGCTCACACCCACATCCAGCAGACACCCACCCTGCACCCCCCTCGGCTGCCCTCACCTCATCCTCCACTTCAGCCTCTGACTGTACCACCTAGTCAGAACTCTGCACAGCCTCACACCCAGCCCTCCCTGCATGGTCAGGGCCCACCTGGCCCTCACGGCCTGCAGGCTGGACCCCTGCtacagcacccaggacctccTCAGCCATTTGGACTTCCTCCTCAGGCCTCCCAAGGTCAAGGTCTGGGCAGCTCCCCAGCAGCAGCTCATTCTCATGCCACCATACAGCTTCCAGCTTCTCAGTCAGCGCTGCAGCCCCAGCAGCCCCCAAGGGAACaacccctgcctcctgcccccttAGCCATGCCTCACATCaaacccccacccaccacaccaatTCCCCAGCTTCCAGCACCACAGGCCCACAAACATCCACCTCACCTCTCAGGGCCCTCACCCTTCTCCATGAATGCCAATCTGCCACCCCCTCCAGCCTTGAAGCCCCTCAGCTCACTTTCCACACACCACCCTCCCTcagcccaccctccacccttacAGCTTATGCCACAGAGCCAGCCCTTGCCCTCTTCCCCTGCCCAGCCCCCTGGGCTGACCCAGAGCCAGAGCCtaccacctgctgctgcctcccatccccccactgGCCTCCACCAGGTGCCCTCTCAATCCCCATTCCCCCAGCACCCTTTTGTACCTGGAGGCCCCCCTACCATCACGCCACCCTCCTGTCCCTCCACTTCCACCCCTCCTGCTGGGCCCAGTAGCTCATCACAGCCGCCCTGctctgctgctgtttcttctggAGGCAATGTTCCTGGGGCGCCATCTTGCCCACTCCCTGCTGTGCAGATCAAGGAGGAGGCTCTGGATGAAGCAGAGGAGCCGGAGAGCCCTCCTCCGCCCCCCAGGAGCCCATCTCCTGAGCCCACTGTAGTGGACACCCCCAGCCATGCTAGCCAGTCCGCCAG GTTCTACAAACACCTGGACCGGGGCTACAACTCGTGTGCACGGACAGACCTGTACTTCATGCCTCTGGCTGGATCCAAACTAgccaagaagagggaggaggccaTTGAGAAGGCCAAGCGGGAAGCTGAACAGAAAGCGCGAGAGGAACGGGAacgggagaaagagaaggaaaaagagcgAGAGCGGGAGCGAGAACGGGAGCGGGAGGCAGAGCGTGCTGCC AAGGCATCAAGCTCAGCACATGAAGGCCGTCTTAGTGACCCTCAGCTCAGTGGTCCAGGTCACATGCGACCCTCCTTTGAGCCACCGCCGACCACAATTGCCGCTGTACCCCCATACATTGGGCCGGACACGCCTGCCCTCCGGACACTGAGCGAATATGCTCGGCCTCATGTCATGTCTCCCACCAACCGCAACCACCCCTTCTACATGCCCCTTAATCCTACTGACCCCCTGCTGGCCTACCACATGCCTGGCCTCTACAATGTTGACCCCACCATCCGGGAGCGGGAGCTCCGAGAGCGCGAGATCCGGGAGCGCGAGATCCGGGAGCGGGAGTTGCGGGAGAGAATGAAGCCAGGCTTTGAGGTGAAGCCCCCAGAGCTGGACCCGCTGCACCCAGCCACCAACCCCATGGAGCATTTTGCCCGGCACAGCGCCCTTACCATCCCTCCTGCAGCTGGCCCCCACCCGTTTGCCTCTTTCCACCCGGGCCTGAACCCTTTGGAGCGGGAGAGACTGGCACTGGCAGGGCCTCAGCTGCGGCCTGAAATGAGCTACCCAGACAGACTGGCAGCCGAGCGCATCCATGCTGAGCGCATGGCATCACTTACCAGCGACCCCCTGGCACGACTGCAGATGTTTAACGTCACTCCACACCATCACCAGCATTCACACatccactcccacctccacctccaccagcAGGATCCTCTCCACCAAG gttcaGCAGGCCCAGTTCACCCCCTGGTTGACCCCCTGACTGCCGGACCTCACTTGGCCCGCTTCCCTTACCCTCCTGGCACCCTCCCCAATCCTCTACTTGGACAGCCCCCCCATGAGCACGAGATGCTGCGCCACCCAGTTTTCG GCACCCCCTATCCCCGAGACCTGCCTGGAGCGATCCCACCCCCCATGTCAGCAGCCCACCAGCTTCAGGCCATGCATGCCCAGTCAGCCGAGCTACAGCGACTGGCCATGGAGCAGCAGTGGCTGCATGgacatccacacatgcatggTGGCCACCTGCCAAGTCAGGAAGATTATTACAG TCGACTGAAGAAAGAAGGTGACAAGCagttataa